The following are encoded in a window of Penicillium oxalicum strain HP7-1 chromosome II, whole genome shotgun sequence genomic DNA:
- a CDS encoding Low affinity vacuolar monovalent cation/H(+) antiporter yields MAPDKKAPDQPDPSRGSGTPASENPSVASVPTMRSSSSFRRGYGTLDAQAVDPAVTDARSEENAQDDQGLRPYASSTMPDRSRKPSVTRRMSSKRFVPHKGQGFSVDDDAKEVEEDFAQHKATATQQPSPRIRPARAGSSTLRRRVGARPSALIRAESDSLNLEEDTLPEPEMDVAGNAPSVHQSDEGSDAPSGDEIAGSDEDDEETSSDAESFTLKDRQQAINETHPFGIRIWKPALYKKSRSVEKTAEGDIHSSPGGRVSPVLFATNLLWSVLFGWWLALAALLAAFACFLCAFSPSAVEYGRVFAGLSRYLLYPFGSFVLLRSDDNYAEEDEGEGRSISEYEQWQNGDLEHGRLFFGPRRDRSLVGRRRNSVDSAGEQDSLLGRTQRGQSEDSQFNPSKRRLFGRGEWSLGRVVFFVFFYFWMGPLILMVSLICWLLVFWIPMGRVTLILASHLRRHPLALSFHSDNSYSKITPGSSSTSILLCTYRAVGTRYWKYTIDGTNIFFINLLALVFFVIFDFYVLGGVLSIESWITHPALVFTLSLISIIPLAYFIGQAVASISAQSSMGLGAAINAFFSTVVEVYLYCVALTEGKSQLVEGSIIGSLFAGILFLPGLSMCCGAIKRKTQRFNVKSAGVTSTMLLFAVIASFGPTLFYQVYGSHELNCHSCAHGLDPKSRDCRRCYFSQTPAVDDAFFKKAVQPYAWICAVFLFLSYIIGLWFTLRTHAALIWATEVEEKEKKATHHISDSYTLEPRHVLAQGGPEASGAVHGQKDSIRESQLYKRILGQSLRQVGLEDTSGACFDQGEGGSSDRKSGTPYLVPPRSGGGDGDGQSAPKPLHSLSGEENERLVRQVTEVAATAAAVAARDVARGRKNSAQQVPGSRQPGRASADQVKPQGPGEEHEDLGISAEPAHSGGGHDAPNWSKAKSSIILLSATVAYAIIAEILVNTVDVVLESVDVDEKFLGVTLFALVPNTTEFLNAISFAMNGNIALSMEIGSAYALQVCLLQVPAVVLFSAFYTRSIDPLELASHSFNLIFPQWDMITVILCVFLLSYVYGEGKSNYFKGSVLLLTYVVVVIGFYLSGYSNMDTIGVDRFDTLAIGLNRPETFYTVGHSTSGRAF; encoded by the exons ATGGCGCCTGATAAGAAGGCACCCGACCAGCCTGATCCGTCTCGAGGGTCGGGCACCCCAGCCAGCGAAAACCCTTCCGTTGCATCTGTACCGACCATGCggtcctcgtcttcctttcGAAGAGGCTATG GCACCCTCGATGCGCAAGCTGTCGACCCAGCTGTCACTGACGCTCGCAGCGAAGAAAACGCTCAGGACGATCAGGGACTTCGCCCATACGCCTCATCGACGATGCCTGATCGGTCTCGAAAGCCATCTGTTACTCGTCGCATGTCTTCCAAACGATTCGTGCCCCACAAGGGTCAAGGGTTCTCGGTTGACGACGATGCGAAGGAAGTTGAGGAAGACTTTGCCCAACACAAAGCAACGGCTACTCAGCAACCATCCCCCCGAATTCGGCCTGCGCGTGCGGGGAGCTCTACCCTACGCCGTCGCGTGGGAGCTCGACCGAGCGCGCTAATCCGAGCCGAGTCGGATAGTCTGAACCTGGAGGAGGATACTCTCCCCGAGCCTGAGATGGACGTTGCAGGCAATGCCCCATCAGTTCACCAGTCAGACGAGGGAAGTGACGCCCCCAGTGGAGACGAGATTGCGGGgtccgacgaggacgacgaagagacaTCCAGTGATGCCGAGAGCTTTACGCTGAAAGACCGCCAGCAGGCGATCAACGAAACCCACCCGTTCGGTATCAGGATCTGGAAACCAGCACTGTACAAGAAGAGTCGGTCGGtcgagaagactgccgaggGCGATATCCATTCCTCGCCGGGAGGCCGGGTCAGCCCGGTGCTCTTTGCGACCAACCTCTTGTGGTCGGTACTCTTTGGTTGGTGGCTGGCGTTGGCTGCTCTATTAGCGGCCTTTGCGTGCTTTTTGTGTGCCTTCTCTCCGAGTGCTGTGGAGTATGGTAGGGTCTTTGCAGGATTGTCACGGTACCTCTTATATCCCTTCGGCTCCTTTGTGCTCCTCCGGTCCGATGACAACTAcgcggaggaggacgagggcGAAGGTCGCAGCATCAGTGAATACGAGCAATGGCAGAATGGTGATCTTGAGCATGGTCGTCTGTTCTTCGGCCCTCGTCGCGATCGATCCTTGGTTGGCCGACGTCGCAACAGTGTTGACTCGGCGGGAGAGCAGGATAGTCTCCTTGGCCGGACCCAGCGTGGACAGTCGGAGGATTCCCAATTCAATCCCTCCAAACGCCGGCTCTTTGGTCGGGGTGAGTGGAGTCTTGGTCGGGTTGTattctttgtcttcttctatTTCTGGATGGGACCTTTGATCCTCATGGTTTCGCTGATCTGTTGGTTACTTGTGTTCTGGATTCCTATGGGTCGAGTAACCCTGATCCTAGCCAGTCACTTGCGCCGTCACCCTCTTGCTCTGTCATTTCACTCGGACAACTCCTACTCCAAAATCACCCCCGGGTCTTCATCAACGTCCATCTTGCTTTGCACATACCGCGCAGTCGGCACAAGGTATTGGAAGTACACCATTGACGGTACtaacatcttcttcatcaatctGCTGGCTCTTGTgttcttcgtcatcttcgatTTCTACGTGCTCGGAGGCGTCTTGTCCATTGAATCGTGGATCACACATCCGGCACTGGTGTTCACTCTTTCCCTGATTTCGATCATTCCTCTTGCCTACTTCATTGGCCAGGCTGTGgcctccatctccgcccaATCATCAATGGGACTAGGTGCAGCAATCAATGCCTTTTTCTCCACTGTGGTTGAGGTTTACCTCTACTGTGTCGCCCTGACTGAGGGCAAGTCTCAGCTCGTGGAGGGAAGTATCATTGGAAGTCTTTTCGCGGGTATTTTGTTCTTGCCCGGACTCTCGATGTGTTGCGGTGCCATCAAGCGTAAGACGCAGCGATTCAACGTCAAGTCGGCCGGTGTTACCTCGACCATGCTATTATTCGCCGTCATTGCGTCTTTTGGCCCGACACTGTTCTATCAGGTCTATGGAAGT CACGAGCTAAACTGTCACTCTTGTGCCCATGGACTGGACCCTAAGAGCAGAGACTGTCGCCGATGCTACTTTTCTCAAACCCCGGCGGTTGATGATGCCTTTTTCAAGAAAGCCGTGCAGCCCTATGCATGGATCTGCGCTGtattcttgtttctttcgTACATCATCGGTCTCTGGTTTACACTTCGGACCCACGCTGCTTTGATCTGGGCAACGGAAgtagaagagaaggagaagaaagccaCGCATCATATCTCCGATTCCTACACTTTGGAACCCAGACATGTGCTCGCTCAGGGAGGCCCTGAGGCCTCCGGCGCTGTGCACGGTCAAAAAGACTCCATCCGCGAGTCTCAGCTATACAAGCGTATTTTGGGACAGTCGCTCCGACAAGTTGGCCTTGAGGATACCAGCGGCGCTTGCTTTGATCAAGGTGAAGGTGGGTCATCGGACAGGAAGTCCGGAACGCCCTACCTGGTCCCTCCTCGATCCGGTGGcggcgatggagatggtcaatCTGCGCCCAAGCCTCTTCACAGTCTTTCCGGGGAAGAAAATGAGCGTCTCGTACGCCAAGTCACAGAAGTTGCAGCGACCGCCGCTGCAGTCGCAGCCCGTGACGTGGCTCGGGGCCGCAAGAACTCGGCTCAACAGGTTCCTGGATCAAGACAGCCTGGCCGTGCTTCTGCGGATCAGGTCAAACCGCAAGGTCCAGGTGAGGAGCACGAGGATCTCGGGATTAGCGCGGAGCCTGCACACAGTGGTGGTGGCCACGATGCCCCTAATTGGAGCAAGGCCAAGAGTTCGATCATCCTCCTCAGCGCTACCGTTGCATATGCGATCATCGCAGAGATATTGGTGAACACAGTGGATGTGGTTCTGGAGAGTGTTGACGTGGACGAAAAGTTCCTTGGTGTGACGCTGTTTGCTCTCGTTCCTAACACGACTGAATTCTTG AATGCCATCTCATTCGCCATGAACGGTAACATTGCATTGTCGATGGAGATCGGATCAGCCTACGCACTCCAAGTCTGTCTGTTGCAGGTCCCCGCGGTTGTTCTCTTCAGTGCATTCTACACCCGCTCAATTGACCCACTTGAGCTGGCGAGCCACTCTTTTAA CCTGATCTTCCCCCAATGGGACATGATCACCGTGATTCTATGtgttttcttgctttcttaCGTCTACGGCGAAGGCAAAAGTAATTACTTCAAAGGATCTGTCCTTCTGTTAACATACGTGGTCGTTGTCATTGGCTTCTACCTGTCCGGATACAGCAACATGGATACGATTGGAGTCGATCGCTTCGACACCCTCGCCATTGGCCTGAATCGACCTGAAACATTCTATACGGTTGGTCACTCGACTTCTGGTCGGGCCTTCTAG